The Thermoanaerobacterium thermosaccharolyticum DSM 571 region CCTGAGTTGCTCATACCTGCTAAATGCTGTATTGCACCACTAATTCCGCAAGCAATGTACAGCTTTGGTCTAACTGTCTTACCTGTCTGGCCAACTTGATGGTCTGATGTTATCCACCCAGCATCAACTGTTGCACGAGATGCGCCAACCACGCCTCCCAGTACGTCTGCAAGTTCTTTTATGATGTTAAATCCATCAGGTCCTCCAATTCCACGTCCGCCTGAAACGATAATGTCAGCTTCTTCAAGGTTCACTACATTTTTTGCTTCTTTTGCTATGCTCAATATCTTAGTTCTTATATCACTTTCATTAATATCAGCATCAAATTTAATTACTTTTCCATCTCTTGTATCATCTCTAATAGCTCTTTTCATGACTCCAGGCCTTACTGTCGACATCTGTGGTCTTTTGTCTGGACATTTTATTGTTGCCATTAAGTTTCCTCCAAATGCCGGCCTTGTTTGCAGTAGCAGTCCATTTTCGTCAATATCTAGCCCTGTACAATCTGCAGTAAGCCCTGTCATAAGTCTAGATGCTATCCTCGGTGCAAGATCACGACCTATAAAAGTTGCTCCATAGAGTATGACTTCTGGTTTATACTCTTTTGCAAGCTCAGATATTGCCTTTGCATAGCCCTCGGTTGTGTAATTTGAAAGAAGAGGATTGTCTACAACATAAACTATGTCAGCGCCAAAACTTATAAGATCTTTTGAAAGATTTTCTACATTGTGCCCTATTAAAACAGCTCCAACATTAACGCCTTTCTTGTCTGCAAGCTTTCTTGCCTCACCTAATATCTCGATGGCAACATTCATAAGTTTTCCATTTCTTTGTTCTGCAAAAATCCATATATCTTTATAATCGTTCATCCATCGCGCCTCCTATATCACATGTCTGCTGTTTAATCTTTCAACTAGATTCTGAACAGCTTCTTTTATATTGCCAGTAAATATTTCTCCAGCTCTTTCAGTATTTGGAGTTGACGTTGCTACAACCTTAGTTGGTGAACCTTTTAGTCCAAGTTCATTTTTATCAACTTCTAAATCATCTGCAGTTAAGATTTTAACTTCTTTTTTATTGTAAGCATTGAATATTCCTTTTATTGAAGGATACCTAGGCACATTAAGTTCTTTAATAGCTGTCAATAAGACTGGCGTCTTAACTTCAATGATTTCATATCCATCTTCAAGAGCTCTTTCAACTATGAGTTTGTCTCCTTCTATTTCTACCTTCCTTACATATGTTACCTGAGGTATGTCTAATTGTTCTGCAATTTGTGGTCCAACTTGTGCAGTATCGCCATCTATCGCCTGTCTGCCGCAAAATACAATGTCGTACTGAAACTTTTCAATTGCTTTTGATAGTGCTTTTGCAGTAGCATAAGTGTCTGCGCCTGCAAATGCTCTATCTGTCAAAAGATATGCTTCATCAGCACCCATAGCAAGAGCCTCACGTAATGCTACTTCTGCTTGTGTTGGTCCCATCGATATTACAGTTACTTTTCCGCCGACTTTTTCTCTTATCCTGATAGCTTCTTCTAAGGCATTTTTGTCATCAGGATTAATAATGCTTGGAACACCTTCACGTATAAGTGTCTTTGTTACAGGATCAATTCTAACTTCGTTCGTATCCGGAACCTGCTTAATCAAAACAAGTATATTCATAAGTGTGCCCTCCTTACATTTTCAATAGGTTACCGGAAATAACCATTTTCTGGACTTCCGATGTGCCTTCATAAATTTCTGTTATTTTTGCATCTCTCATAAATCTTTCCACTGGATAATCTTTTGTAAAGCCATAGCCGCCAAATATCTGAACTGTTTTTGTCGTTACAAACATTGCTGTTTCGGAAGCATATAATTTTGCCATAGCTGCTTCCATTGTGTACGGAAGACCTACCTGCTTTCTCCAAGCGGCATTGTATACAAGCCATCTTGAAGCATTTATTCTCGTTGCCATATCAGCTATATACCATTGAATGCCTTGAAATTTTCCAATTGGTCTTCCAAACTGTTGTCTTTCCTTTGCATATTTTATCTCTTCATCTAAAGCAGCCTGAGCTATTCCAAGGGCTTGCGCTGCTATTCCTATTCTTCCACCATCTAGTGTAGCCATCGCAATTTTAAAACCTTCTCCTTCTTTACCAAGTAAATTTTCTTTTGGTACAATACAATCTTCAAACACAAGTTCGGCAGTTGATGAAGCTCTTATACCCATTTTTTCTTCAATTTTGCCAATGCTAAAACCCGGAAAATCTTTCTCAACTATAAATGCACTAATGCCTCTTGTGCCTTTTGATTTGTCTGTCATTGCAAAGATTATATATATGTCAGCTTTTCCTCCGTTTGTAATAAATATTTTTGAGCCGTTTAATACGTAGTGATCACCATCTAATACTGCAGTTGTCTGCTGTCCAGCTGCATCTGTACCTGCGTTAG contains the following coding sequences:
- a CDS encoding electron transfer flavoprotein subunit alpha/FixB family protein gives rise to the protein MNDYKDIWIFAEQRNGKLMNVAIEILGEARKLADKKGVNVGAVLIGHNVENLSKDLISFGADIVYVVDNPLLSNYTTEGYAKAISELAKEYKPEVILYGATFIGRDLAPRIASRLMTGLTADCTGLDIDENGLLLQTRPAFGGNLMATIKCPDKRPQMSTVRPGVMKRAIRDDTRDGKVIKFDADINESDIRTKILSIAKEAKNVVNLEEADIIVSGGRGIGGPDGFNIIKELADVLGGVVGASRATVDAGWITSDHQVGQTGKTVRPKLYIACGISGAIQHLAGMSNSGTIVAINKNPDAPIFKFADYGIVGDLFKVIPVLIEEIKKLK
- a CDS encoding acyl-CoA dehydrogenase, whose product is MDFSLTKEQEMVRRVVREFAEKEVAPKAKEIDITEEFPWDTVRKMAQNDMMGIPYPEEYGGAGGDYLSYIIAVEEISRACATTGVILSAHTSLGSFPIYQWGTEEQKRKYLVPLAKGEKLGAFGLTEPNAGTDAAGQQTTAVLDGDHYVLNGSKIFITNGGKADIYIIFAMTDKSKGTRGISAFIVEKDFPGFSIGKIEEKMGIRASSTAELVFEDCIVPKENLLGKEGEGFKIAMATLDGGRIGIAAQALGIAQAALDEEIKYAKERQQFGRPIGKFQGIQWYIADMATRINASRWLVYNAAWRKQVGLPYTMEAAMAKLYASETAMFVTTKTVQIFGGYGFTKDYPVERFMRDAKITEIYEGTSEVQKMVISGNLLKM
- a CDS encoding electron transfer flavoprotein subunit beta/FixA family protein, with translation MNILVLIKQVPDTNEVRIDPVTKTLIREGVPSIINPDDKNALEEAIRIREKVGGKVTVISMGPTQAEVALREALAMGADEAYLLTDRAFAGADTYATAKALSKAIEKFQYDIVFCGRQAIDGDTAQVGPQIAEQLDIPQVTYVRKVEIEGDKLIVERALEDGYEIIEVKTPVLLTAIKELNVPRYPSIKGIFNAYNKKEVKILTADDLEVDKNELGLKGSPTKVVATSTPNTERAGEIFTGNIKEAVQNLVERLNSRHVI